From a single Lolium rigidum isolate FL_2022 chromosome 7, APGP_CSIRO_Lrig_0.1, whole genome shotgun sequence genomic region:
- the LOC124676615 gene encoding malonyl-CoA:anthocyanidin 5-O-glucoside-6''-O-malonyltransferase-like gives MSPVRIIGASYVGVPATAELPPEPIKLTAMESLWVVIPMLQHVLLYHGADMPPFDDILHSLKSSLATTLSSFAPLAGRLVHLKDTGDVGISCSPSDGVRFVVAESDADIRRLAGDEEHDVRVLEGLVPAVDMSELPTAVLAVQATRFQGGFAVGLTVHHGVADGRSLWTFVEAWASACRGEIPAATPTFDRSLVKLPGGQELASSILRKIAPNLPSAALPSPIGEDLTSFTRRTFTLDTQDIQRLKQRIAQLGEAHGTPLPRPPSAFAAIVALAWTSYARCKPFAADDDLLLFFFADTRDRLDPPVDAGYIGVCLTGCMATLPAAELRSERALAAATLAVQDEINKMKEDPVAGWNFMNPALWASLDRMMNISGSPGFMAYQIADFGWGKPRRTENIRMNGDGQVAMMRAGDGQGVQVSVSLLQAAQMDDFKSHFLIFLE, from the exons ATGTCGCCAGTCAGAATTATCGGCGCCAGCTACGTCGGCGTGCCGGCGACGGCCGAGCTGCCGCCGGAGCCCATCAAGCTCACGGCGATGGAGTCACTCTGGGTTGTCATCCCGATGCTGCAGCACGTCCTGCTGTACCACGGAGCCGACATGCCGCCCTTCGACGACATTCTCCACTCCCTCAAGTCCTCCCTCGCCACCACTTTGAGCAGCTTCGCGCCGCTCGCCGGCAGGCTCGTCCACCTCAAGGACACCGGCGACGTGGGCATCAGCTGCTCCCCATCCGACGGCGTCAGGTTCGTCGTCGCCGAGTCCGACGCCGACATCCGCCgcctcgccggcgacgaggagcaCGACGTGCGCGTCCTCGAGGGGCTCGTGCCGGCGGTGGACATGAGCGAGCTGCCCACCGCCGTGCTCGCCGTGCAGGCCACGCGATTCCAGGGCGGCTTCGCTGTCGGACTGACCGTGCACCACGGCGTGGCTGACGGGCGCTCGCTCTGGACGTTCGTGGAGGCGTGGGCGTCCGCGTGCCGTGGCGAGATACCGGCCGCGACGCCGACTTTCGACCGCTCCCTCGTCAAGCTGCCCGGTGGCCAAGAGCTAGCCAGCAGCATCTTGCGGAAGATCGCGCCAAATTTGCCTTCG GCGGCACTGCCGTCGCCCATCGGAGAAGACCTCACGAGCTTCACCCGCCGGACGTTCACCTTGGACACGCAGGACATCCAGCGCCTCAAGCAGCGCATCGCCCAACTCGGCGAAGCCCACGGCACGCCCCTGCCTCGTCCGCCATCCGCCTTCGCCGCCATTGTCGCGCTGGCCTGGACGTCCTACGCCCGCTGCAAGCCGTTCGCCGCCGACGACGATCTGCTGCTCTTCTTCTTCGCCGACACCCGCGACCGCCTCGACCCTCCCGTCGACGCGGGCTACATAGGCGTGTGCCTCACCGGGTGCATGGCGACGCTCCCCGCGGCTGAGCTCCGCAGCGAGCGCGCTCTGGCTGCCGCGACGTTGGCGGTGCAGGACGAGATCAACAAGATGAAGGAGGACCCAGTGGCTGGGTGGAATTTCATGAACCCAGCCCTCTGGGCATCTTTAGACCGGATGATGAACATATCAGGCTCGCCTGGCTTCATGGCGTACCAGATCGCCGACTTCGGGTGGGGGAAGCCAAGACGGACCGAGAATATCAGGATGAACGGAGATGGTCAGGTGGCCATGATGCGCGCCGGCGATGGCCAAGGCGTGCAGGTATCGGTGTCACTGCTTCAGGCCGCACAGATGGACGACTTCAAGTCTCACTTTCTCATTTTTTTAGAGTGA